The following proteins are encoded in a genomic region of Microtus ochrogaster isolate Prairie Vole_2 chromosome 5, MicOch1.0, whole genome shotgun sequence:
- the LOC101983488 gene encoding olfactory receptor 8B3-like, with the protein MALTNGSMVTEFVILGLTVKPELQIPLFILFLVTYIITSLANLALIILIVLNSHLHTPMYFFLFNLSFIDLCYSSVITPKMLMSFLLEKNIISYMGCMTQLYFFCFFAISECYLLTSMAYDRYVAICNPLLYNVAMSPKVCSYLLLGSYLTAFSDAMIHTGCVLRLSFCNRNTINHYFCDLRPLFQLSCTSTFVNEMEVFIVGTKDVFVSTAIIFTSYGFVLSSIFQLNSTESRFKAFSTCSSHIIAVLLFFGSLALIYLKPSRTGSLEEGKIFSILYTTVVPMMNPLIYSLRNKDVKVALSKTLSRIF; encoded by the coding sequence ATGGCTCTGACAAATGGCTCTATGGTAACTGAATTTGTTATCTTGGGGTTAACAGTCAAACCTGAGTTACAAATACCCCTTTTCATACTCTTCCTAGTAACATATATTATAACTTCATTGGCGAATTTAGCTTTGATCATTCTAATTGTGCTGAATTCTCAcctccacacccccatgtactttttcctctttaactTGTCCTTCATTGACCTCTGTTACTCTTCTGTTATTACACCCAAAATGCTGATGAGCTTCTTATTAGAGAAGAACATTATCTCCTATATGGGATGTATGACTCAGCTctacttcttttgtttcttcgCCATTTCTGAATGTTATCTTCTAACAtcaatggcctatgatcgctatgtGGCTATCTGCAATCCACTCTTGTATAATGTTGCCATGTCTCCTAAGGTGTGCTCTTATCTTTTGCTTGGGTCATATTTGACGGCATTTTCTGATGCCATGATCCATACAGGATGTGTTCTGAGATTATCCTTCTGCAACAGAAACACCATCAACCACTATTTCTGTGATCTCCGTCCTCTGTTTCAGCTCTCCTGTACCAGCACGTTTGTTAATGAGATGGAGGTTTTCATTGTAGGGACAAAAGATGTATTTGTCTCTACTGCCATCATCTTTACCTCGTATGGTTTTGTCCTCTCCAGCATCTTCCAACTAAATTCCACTGAAAGCAGGTTTAAAGCTTTCAGCACTTGCAGTTCACACATAATTGCTGTCTTATTGTTCTTTGGATCTTTAGCCTTGATTTATCTTAAACCTTCCAGaacaggatctctggaagagggAAAAATCTTTTCCATTCTTTATACCACTGTGGTTCCCATGATGAACCCTTTAATCTACAGCTTGAGAAACAAAGATGTTAAAGTTGCACTCAGTAAAACTCTGAGCAGAATTTTTTGA